CATTTCATTGCATATCTATTCATCAAGTCTTGCCTTCCCTTTCTGAAGAATTAGGTAGTCAAAAGGACAACAAAAAAACCCTTTTACCAAGAAACTCTCTTTGAGTATTCTTAATAAAAGGGCGAAATTTTCGCGTTACCACCTTTTTTTACAGGTGCATCACTACATCTGTCTCTACCAGTACTTAAGCTGAAAAAAGCTTGTCAAACTGTGGCAATATAACGGCTGCATCCGGAATGACCTAAAGGAGTTCTCTCCAGTTTAGCCATTCAACTCCAAGACCATGTTCAACTCTACTATCCACCACCTGTTCCCACCTAGCCAGGCTCTCTTTGCGCTTCATTTCAAGTTTACTCTTCTTTTCATCGTTTTTTCACATTATTTTTTAATCTCTTTTTAATAATCATTAGTTTAGCACAGCGGTAAAATAAAAGTCAAGAAAATAATTTGAATTTCAATTAAAATTTGAACAAGGAACTCATAGGTACATTTTCATGAATCCGTTTAATACCCTCACCCATTAACTGAGAACACGTAATAATTTCTAAGTTTTCTGGCGTTCTCTTTTCCGTTAAATCAATTGAATCCGTGACGCAGATTTTTTTAATCGGAGCATTCTCTAATATTTCTGTCGCATTAGCTGAAAACAAACCGTGTGAAGCGCAAGCATAAACTTCTTTGGCACCACTGTCCATTAAAACATTGGCCGCCTTAGCTAATGTTTCGCCAGTATTAATCATATCATCGATCATGATACACGTTTTCCCAGTGATATTTCCAATTACATAACCGGACTCTTCTCCGTTTTCATCAACATGTTGATCAACGATTGCTAAAGTAGTATCTAGATATTCAGATAGCGTTCTAGCTCTACCAACACCACTATTTTTAGGTGACACCACCACTACTTCTTCATTATTTAAGCCACATTCATGATAATAACGAGCTAATAATGGCAAAGTAAATAAATTGTCCACTGGAATGTCAAAAAATCCTTGTAACTGAACTGTGTGTAAATCTAACGTCAATATTCTAGTTGCACCAGCTTTTTGAATCATATTTGCAACTAATTTTGCTGTAATTGGTTCTCTAGGTTTCGCTGTCCGGTCTTGTCTTGCATAACCAAAATAAGGCATGACTAC
This Carnobacterium maltaromaticum DSM 20342 DNA region includes the following protein-coding sequences:
- a CDS encoding ribose-phosphate diphosphokinase, with protein sequence MTTSYKDPSLKIFSLNANQPLAEKIAEVVGIELGKSSVRHFSDGEIQINIEESIRGDHVYIIQSTNNPVNDHLLELLIMIDALKRASAKTINVVMPYFGYARQDRTAKPREPITAKLVANMIQKAGATRILTLDLHTVQLQGFFDIPVDNLFTLPLLARYYHECGLNNEEVVVVSPKNSGVGRARTLSEYLDTTLAIVDQHVDENGEESGYVIGNITGKTCIMIDDMINTGETLAKAANVLMDSGAKEVYACASHGLFSANATEILENAPIKKICVTDSIDLTEKRTPENLEIITCSQLMGEGIKRIHENVPMSSLFKF